AGACTTCCATGTAGCGGAGGCTGTGCCCCTCGCTCAGCACCTTGATCTCTCGCAGGATATCCCGCACCGCCGCCTTTTCCTCGGCAGCCGTCAGCTTTTTCCCGCTCATGAGACGTCCATCCCCAACTCTACCGTGCGCTCGCCGCCGTGCATCTCATCGAGAAGCGCATACGTCTCCTGCGCGTCCTTTTCCTCGACGATCTGCATCGCAAACCCCGCGTGGACGAGGACGTAATCTCCCGTCTTCGCCTCCGGAAGCAGCATGAGGCTCGCCTGGCGCCGCACGCCTTTGACTTCGACCTGGGCGATGGCGCCGTTCATATCAATAATTTTAGCCGGAATAGCTAAACACATATTTTCACTCCCAAATCCTTTCTTCCGCCACGATTGTATCGTCCAGCACGGCGTCATGCTCTTTCTTCACCGGCTCGATGCCCCAGCGTCTGAGCTCCGCCAGACTCGCCTCGAGAATGGCGGGCAGAAGGGCTTTCATCGGCTCGGTAAGCGCGACACCTGCGCCGACGTCGTAAGGCTGCACACCGAGCACGACGACCTCGGGGATACGGCGTCCCGTGACGGAAAGCGTCGCCAGCACGTCCTGTATGCCCACTTCATGCGCCGACAGTTTATCCTGAAAGTGCTCCATGACAGCGTCATCTTGAAATCGGAACAGGGATCCCGCCGGCTCTTTGCCGTTGATGGAATCGATGACGAGGAGCTTCTGCGTCCCCGTTACAAACTGCAGAAGCTCGACGCCGAGCGTGCCGCCATCGATGATCTGTACCGTATCGGGGAATTCGTAGTTCATATCGAGAAGCTCGACGGCACGCACGCCAAAGCCTTCGTCCTGCAGGATGACGTTGCCGATGCCGAGCACTGTAACGGGGGGCACGGCGAAAAGCGCATCGTCGTCTTCCGCGCCTGCTGTCGGTAAAATACAATCCGTCATTTCTTTTCCCTCTTCCGCTTTACCTGCTTCCGCAGCCAGTCCAGCCACGCCTCAATGCCCTCATGACTGCGGCAGGAAGTTTCGACAATCTCGATGCCCGGATGGATGGTCTCGATGTCTTCCTTGGCGCTCGCCATATCAAAATCGGTGAACGGCAGAAGATCGACCTTGTTCAGTACGGCAATATCCGCCTCTTTGAACATCAGCGGGTATTTCAGCGGTTTGTCATCCCCCTCGGTCACCGAGAGGACGACGGCCTTTTTATCCGACCCCAGCTCAAACTCGGCAGGGCAGACGAGATTGCCGACGTTCTCGATGATGAGGAGATCGAGCTCATCGAGGGAAAGCGCGCCGAGAGCACGCTGCACCATGGGCGCGTCAAGATGGCAGCCGCCGCTCGTATTGATCTGGATAACGGGCGCTCCGTGCGCTTCAATGCGCTTCGCGTCTTTATCGGTGAATAGATCGCCCTCAATGACGGCAAGCCGGAGCTCTCCCTTGAGCGCCTCGAGCGTACACTCCAAGAGCGACGTCTTCCCCGCCCCCGGTGAGCCCATCAGATTGAGCACAAAGAGCTTCTTTTCGTTAAAGAGCGCCTCATTTTCCCCCGCAACTCGGTCATTTTTCCCGAGAATATTTTCCATGACTCGGACTTCCATCTTGTCACTCCATTTCCAAATAGGCGACCTGCATCTCTCGTCCGGAGATGATCTCCAGGACGCCCGCCTTGCACGCGGGACATATAAAGTTATAGCGCTCGACGTGCCCTTCCGCGCCGCAGCTCGTACAGCGCCCGATGAGAGGCACATCTTCAATGGCGAGCTCCGCCCTCTCGGCAATCGTCCCCTGCCGAACCGTCTCCCAGCAAAAGGCGAGAGACTCGCGCTCCACGCTCGCCATCTCGCCGAGGCGAAGAGCCACCTTCCCGATGCGGGCGGCATTGTTTTGCTTCGCGTAGTCGAGAGCGATATCTAAAATGCCCTCGGCAATGCTCATTTCATGCATACAGATTATACCTTAATATACCAGTAAGAGCTGTCACAAACGTGACAGCTCCTCTATTCTTACACACACATCAAATCGCGGCGGATAGACCGCGGGACTCAAACTGACCGATGATCTCTGTCAGCTTCGTCTTTTTCGGGCTGTAGTCGACGGTCGTCTCCCCGTCATGCGTATGGATATGCACGTATAGAACGCCGGGAAGGCCCAAAAGCGCCTTTTCCACATCCTTCGCATTTTCCTCCGTATAGCCCTCGACGTTAAATACCAGGCGGGTATTGCCGTTGGCCCCGCCGCAGCCGCATTCAGCACACATTACTTGACTCTGCCCCCTGTCTTCTGCTGTTCCGGATGATTGATCTCGTTCGCATCGAGAGGCTCGTGCGCCAGGATCTTCGATCCGGAAAACATGGACGAGACTTCGCTCTCGCCCTCCATAAACTCCGCACGGATGACCATGTAGACATGACCGATAACAAAGAGGATGATCGCCCAGGCCACATAGTGATGGACGACGTGCGTCATGTACTCGTTGCCAAGTGCCGTATTCAGCCAGAGGAAGAACGGAGCCATCACGCCGCCCGGCTCATTAGCCGCATACATGGCAAATCCCGTCACGATCTCGATCAGGACGAGCACGTAGAGAAATGCATAGGAGCAACGCGCCAGGGGATTTCTGAGGAACGAAGCGTGCGAGCTCTTGAGGAGCATATAGTGCAGCGCCACATCCACCGTTTCGCGATAAAAGTGACCTTCCCAAAAGCGTGGGAAGAGACGATCGCCCTTGTTGACGATGAAGCCATAGATGCGGAACACAAAAGACGCCACAAAGAGATATGCCGCAAGGAAGTGGATATTGCGAATGT
This portion of the Selenomonas sp. TAMA-11512 genome encodes:
- a CDS encoding HypC/HybG/HupF family hydrogenase formation chaperone; its protein translation is MCLAIPAKIIDMNGAIAQVEVKGVRRQASLMLLPEAKTGDYVLVHAGFAMQIVEEKDAQETYALLDEMHGGERTVELGMDVS
- a CDS encoding HyaD/HybD family hydrogenase maturation endopeptidase, whose product is MTDCILPTAGAEDDDALFAVPPVTVLGIGNVILQDEGFGVRAVELLDMNYEFPDTVQIIDGGTLGVELLQFVTGTQKLLVIDSINGKEPAGSLFRFQDDAVMEHFQDKLSAHEVGIQDVLATLSVTGRRIPEVVVLGVQPYDVGAGVALTEPMKALLPAILEASLAELRRWGIEPVKKEHDAVLDDTIVAEERIWE
- the hypB gene encoding hydrogenase nickel incorporation protein HypB, with product MEVRVMENILGKNDRVAGENEALFNEKKLFVLNLMGSPGAGKTSLLECTLEALKGELRLAVIEGDLFTDKDAKRIEAHGAPVIQINTSGGCHLDAPMVQRALGALSLDELDLLIIENVGNLVCPAEFELGSDKKAVVLSVTEGDDKPLKYPLMFKEADIAVLNKVDLLPFTDFDMASAKEDIETIHPGIEIVETSCRSHEGIEAWLDWLRKQVKRKREKK
- the hypA gene encoding hydrogenase maturation nickel metallochaperone HypA → MHEMSIAEGILDIALDYAKQNNAARIGKVALRLGEMASVERESLAFCWETVRQGTIAERAELAIEDVPLIGRCTSCGAEGHVERYNFICPACKAGVLEIISGREMQVAYLEME
- a CDS encoding heavy-metal-associated domain-containing protein; the protein is MCAECGCGGANGNTRLVFNVEGYTEENAKDVEKALLGLPGVLYVHIHTHDGETTVDYSPKKTKLTEIIGQFESRGLSAAI
- the cybH gene encoding Ni/Fe-hydrogenase, b-type cytochrome subunit; the protein is MKEVKRKIYYIFSPWLRIFHWIMAISIAVLFATGLMITEPWVIYAVEPTFSGMTVDNIRNIHFLAAYLFVASFVFRIYGFIVNKGDRLFPRFWEGHFYRETVDVALHYMLLKSSHASFLRNPLARCSYAFLYVLVLIEIVTGFAMYAANEPGGVMAPFFLWLNTALGNEYMTHVVHHYVAWAIILFVIGHVYMVIRAEFMEGESEVSSMFSGSKILAHEPLDANEINHPEQQKTGGRVK